DNA from Salinibacterium sp. dk2585:
GCAATACCTCTGCCGCCTCGATTCCGCTCGCGACCCACCGCCTATTGGAGGAGCACCCCGAACTGAGCGGCGGACTCGCCCTGCAGATCGGCTTCGGCGCTGGGCTCGTCTTCGGCGCCCAGGTCATCGTTCTGCCCTAAACTTGCCCACGGTCATACGACACCCCCAAGGAGAAAACACATGGCACTGTCAACCGAAGAAGTTCTTGCCGGCCTCGCCGAGCTGATCAATGACGAGACCGGAATCGCAACCGACACGGTTGAGCTCGACAAGTCGTTCACCGACGACCTCGACATCGACTCCATCTCGATGATGACCATCGTCGTCAACGCAGAAGAGAAGTTCGACGTGAAGATCCCGGACGACGAGGTCAAGAACCTGAAGACGGTCGGCGACGCCGTCACCTTCATCGTCGCCGCTCAGGGCTAGAACAGCCACACGCTGCTCACTGTGCGGGGTCGATCCGGAACCTCGGGTCGACCCCGCTGAAGTGCTCGCACCGCAGCCATCGATCGCGCAGGGTGCGCGGTCACCTGTTTTCGACAGAGAGATTCGCTATGACCAAGAAGATCGTTGTCACCGGCCTCGGCACCACCTCGCCCCTCGGCGGGAACGTGGCCGACACCTGGCGGGCACTCCTCGCTGGTGAGTCCGGCGTCCGCCCCCTCGAGCAGGAGTGGGTCGCGAAGTATGAACTCCCCGTGACCTTCGCGGGACAGGCGAAGGTGCCTGCCGCTGAAGTGCTCGAACGCGTCGAGACCAAGCGCCTCGACCCCAGCAGCCAGTTCGCGCTCATTGCCGCACGCGAGGCGTGGGCCGACGCGGGCGCTCCCGAGATCGATCCCGAGCGCATCCTCGTCGACTTCGCCACCGGCATCGGTGGTGTGTGGACACTGCTCGACGCTTGGGACACGCTTCGTGAGAAGGGCCCGCGTCGCGTGCTCCCCATGACCGTGCCGATGCTCATGCCCAACAGCGCAGCAGCAGCCATCAGCATGGACCTCTCCGCGCGCGGCGGCGCCCGCACCGTCGTCTCGGCGTGCGCATCCGGCACCGAGTCGATCGTGAACGCCTATGAGCACCTGCAGCTCGGTATCGCCGACATCGTCATCGCGGGTGGCACGGAGGCAGCGACGCATCCGCTGCCCATCGCCGCATTCGCATCCATGCAGGCCCTCTCAAAGCGCAATGACGACCCACAGGCGGCCTCGCGCCCCTACGACGTGGCACGCGATGGTTTCGTGCTCGGCGAGGGCGCCGGCGCGATCGTGCTGGAGACCGAGGAGCACGCGCTGGCACGCGGTGCCCGCATCTACGCGGAACTCGCGGGCGGTGCGGTCACGAGCGACTCCCACCACATCACGGCGCCTGACCCCATGGGTTCCGGCGCGGCCCGAGCCGTGGCCACCGCACTCGAGCAGGCTGGCGCGACCCCCGACGACGTCGACCACATCAACGCGCATGCAACGAGCACGCCGGTCGGCGACGTCGCCGAGTACAACGCGCTGCTGCGCATCTTCGGCGACCGCACCGGGAGTATCCCGGTCTCGGCCACGAAGGCATCGACGGGCCACCTGCTCGGCGGCACTGGGGCTCTCGAGGCGATCTTCACGATCCTTGCGATCCACGAGCGCACGGCGCCCCCGACCATCAATCTCACGGAGCAGGACCCCGAGATTCCGCTCGACGTCGTGACCTCGCCCCGTGACCTGGGTGAGGGACCGCTGCTCGCGATCAGCAACTCCTTCGGCTTCGGCGGGCACAACGCCGTCGCCGCGTTCCGCAGCGCCTAGGCATCCGCGGGATGCGCATCGCGATCGTTAGCGACTACCTCCTCGACTATGTCGGCGGCGCCCAGACGTCGATGCTGCAACAGCGCAAGGCACTGCAGGACGCGGGGCACGAGGTGCTCCTCGTCTCAGCCAAGCGGATGCGAGGGGCACGCCTCCAGGCAGACGGTGACGAGTTGCATGTGCGCCCGGATTTCGTGCTGCCTGCGCTGCTGCTGCCCGTTGTGCCGAACACTGCGCGCCTGCGGTCGATGCTGCGGCAGGTGTTCGAGCGCCAGCGCGTCGAGGTCGTTCACGTGCAGACGGAGTTCGCGCTCGCGCACGCTGCGGCGGACG
Protein-coding regions in this window:
- a CDS encoding acyl carrier protein gives rise to the protein MALSTEEVLAGLAELINDETGIATDTVELDKSFTDDLDIDSISMMTIVVNAEEKFDVKIPDDEVKNLKTVGDAVTFIVAAQG
- a CDS encoding beta-ketoacyl synthase, whose product is MTKKIVVTGLGTTSPLGGNVADTWRALLAGESGVRPLEQEWVAKYELPVTFAGQAKVPAAEVLERVETKRLDPSSQFALIAAREAWADAGAPEIDPERILVDFATGIGGVWTLLDAWDTLREKGPRRVLPMTVPMLMPNSAAAAISMDLSARGGARTVVSACASGTESIVNAYEHLQLGIADIVIAGGTEAATHPLPIAAFASMQALSKRNDDPQAASRPYDVARDGFVLGEGAGAIVLETEEHALARGARIYAELAGGAVTSDSHHITAPDPMGSGAARAVATALEQAGATPDDVDHINAHATSTPVGDVAEYNALLRIFGDRTGSIPVSATKASTGHLLGGTGALEAIFTILAIHERTAPPTINLTEQDPEIPLDVVTSPRDLGEGPLLAISNSFGFGGHNAVAAFRSA